From one Nycticebus coucang isolate mNycCou1 chromosome 14, mNycCou1.pri, whole genome shotgun sequence genomic stretch:
- the IFITM10 gene encoding interferon-induced transmembrane protein 10 translates to MAPTLFPMESKSKTDSVRATSAPQACKHLAEKKAAATPATVVEVYPDSSEVNDYYLWSIFNFVYLNFCCLGFIALAYSLKVRDKKLLNDLNGAVEDAKTARLFNITSSALAASCIILVFIFLRYPLSDY, encoded by the exons ATGGCGCCTACACTGTTCCCCATGGAGTCCAAAAGCAAGACGGACAGCGTGCGGGCCACCAGCGCCCCCCAGGCCTGCAAGCACCTGGCTGAGAAGAAGGCAGCAGCCACCCCGGCCACGGTGGTGGAGGTCTACCCAGATAGCAGCGAGGTCAACGACTACTACCTGTGGTCCATCTTCAACTTCGTCTACCTCAACTTCTGCTGCCTGGGCTTCATCGCCCTGGCCTACTCCCTCAAG GTCCGGGACAAGAAGCTTCTCAATGACCTGAACGGGGCCGTGGAGGACGCTAAGACAGCCCGGCTATTCAACATCACCAGCTCTGCCCTGGCCGCCTCCTGCATCATCCTGGTCTTCATCTTCCTGCGGTACCCGCTGTCCGACTACTGA